In Rhodanobacteraceae bacterium, the following proteins share a genomic window:
- a CDS encoding DUF3703 domain-containing protein: protein MNQKLRTAFDLEMASAAAAESRGDMDRAFVHLERAHILGQRHTWPHVRSHLAMLRIGWRRRDRREIVGQFPRILAALVFSRIWVPLGNTGGANVSPIKPMPIPSDLAEILRMD, encoded by the coding sequence ATGAATCAGAAGCTGCGCACTGCATTCGATCTGGAAATGGCATCCGCCGCCGCGGCGGAAAGCAGAGGCGACATGGATCGCGCATTCGTTCACCTGGAACGCGCCCACATCCTTGGACAGCGACACACGTGGCCTCACGTCCGCTCGCATCTTGCCATGCTGCGGATCGGTTGGCGGCGACGTGACCGGCGCGAGATTGTGGGTCAATTCCCTCGCATTCTCGCTGCCCTGGTGTTCTCGCGGATCTGGGTTCCGCTCGGGAACACGGGTGGCGCCAACGTCAGTCCAATCAAGCCGATGCCAATCCCGTCTGACTTGGCCGAGATACTCAGGATGGACTGA